A single window of Uloborus diversus isolate 005 chromosome 5, Udiv.v.3.1, whole genome shotgun sequence DNA harbors:
- the LOC129222716 gene encoding uncharacterized protein LOC129222716, with translation MISRGILLSLVLLQTARLAEETIITDIHSIALRNVKYSVIFYLWNLPAAVEAIPPIELQAKLKEKIKKGKELLENLNDLLEKIKTSLKKKKKIEQTTLEKIVEVKEEFKKLQVDSGDLPKELLDNFKEKTLEAFMLILQSYGLGDIPLIKTLEKAKDMEMEELAENLQDTFSGKNHREL, from the exons Atg ATATCAAGAGGAATTTTACTATCTCTTGTGCTACTACAGACAGCTCGTTTAGCTGAAGAGACCATCATAACAG ataTTCATTCTATTGCTTTACGTAATGTGAAGTATTCTGTGATATTTTACCTATGGAATTTACCAGCAGCAGTAGAAGCCATACCTCCCATTGAGTTGCAAGCAAAACT AAAAGAGAAGATAAAAAAGGGGAAGGAGCTTCTTGAGAACTTGAATGaccttttggaaaaaattaaaacgagcctgaaaaagaagaaaaagattgAGCAGACCACTCTGGAAAAG attgtgGAAGTGAAAGAAGAGTTTAAAAAACTTCAAGTAGATTCGGGAGATTTACCTAAAGAACTTCTCGACAACTTTAAGGAAAAGACTCTGGAAGCTTTCATGCTCATACTACAAAGTTACGGGCTTGGTGATATTCCTCTTATCAAAACGCTGGAAAAGGCTAAAGACATGGAGATGGAAGAATTGGCAGAAAAT CTCCAAGACACCTTCTCAGGCAAAAATCACAGAGAat TATAA